Genomic segment of Candidatus Desulfatibia profunda:
AGATAATGTGGTGATTATCGGGCGAGGAGCCTGTTTTTTCTTAAAAGACATGGAGAACTGCTTTCGTTTTCGCCTGGTTGCTTCCATGGCTTGGCGCAAAAAACACGCCGTGAAAGAGCTGGGGATATCTGATGCGCAGGCTGAAACAATCCTGACGAAAAGTGATAAAAACCATCTTTGGTTCCACCGTACAATATGTGGGGAGGGCTTTGACAGCCCGTTGTTGTTTCATTTGACCTTGAACATGGACGTTATCCCTGCTGAAAAAGCGGTTGATATTATGATGTCGGTGGTGAATCTGAAAAAGCAAAAATAAAAGGGATGGGCCTCATGGCATAGAAGGCCTGCACATGGTTTAATCGCAAGATTTGATTTTCGCTTAAAGGGTAAAAAATGAAAAGCATAAAATCAAAAAAAGGTTGTGGGATGAAACTATCCAAAATTTCGGGTTGATCGGTCTGGCAATTCTGCTGCTTAGCATCTCACTGGTATTTATTTTAAAATTTGCGATTACGGACCGTTTAAGTCAAATTACAGAACAT
This window contains:
- a CDS encoding cytidylate kinase-like family protein, which codes for MAVITISRDLACGGRKIGRILATRLGYQYVDKSLFQKIAEDLNVSEKTLESFEKSREYRISNIFSKLYSKHYIERIVGYDKSVVEEQEYQNSLKRLILEVAQEDNVVIIGRGACFFLKDMENCFRFRLVASMAWRKKHAVKELGISDAQAETILTKSDKNHLWFHRTICGEGFDSPLLFHLTLNMDVIPAEKAVDIMMSVVNLKKQK